A stretch of the Perca flavescens isolate YP-PL-M2 chromosome 3, PFLA_1.0, whole genome shotgun sequence genome encodes the following:
- the trappc4 gene encoding trafficking protein particle complex subunit 4, with protein MVIFSVYVVNKAGGLIYQYDNYVPRAEAEKTFSYPLDLVLKHHDEKVVVSFGQRDGIRVGHAVLSINGVDVLGKNTADGKDTLEYLKDPSNYPVSIRFGRARLSSNEKLMLASMFHSLFAIGSQLSPDVGSSGIEMLETDVFKLHCFQTLTGIKFIVLADPRQSGIDALLRKIYEIYSDFALKNPFYSLEMPIRCELFDQNLKGALEIAEKAGNFGAGS; from the exons ATGGTGATCTTTAGTGTGTATGTGGTGAACAAGGCTGGAGGTTTAATTTACCAATATGACAATTATGTCCCGAGAGCGGAGGCCGAGAAAACATTTAGCTATCCTTTAGATCTAGTGCTGAAGCACCACGATGAAAAGGTCGTCGTATCGTTTGGACAACGGGACGGAATCAGAG TGGGCCATGCAGTGCTGTCCATCAATGGAGTTGATGTGCTTGGCAAAAACACAGCAGACGGAAAGGACACCCTTGAATATTTAAAGGATCCCTCAAATTACCCAGTGTCTATTCGCTTTGGACGGGCACGCCTGAGCTCCAATGAGAAGCTGATGCTGGCATCCATGTTCCACTC GTTGTTTGCTATAGGTTCACAGCTGTCTCCTGACGTTGGCAGTTCAGGGATTGAGATGCTAGAAACGGACGTCTTCAAACTCCACTGCTTCCAGACTCTCACAG GGATAAAGTTCATTGTGCTGGCGGACCCTCGGCAATCTGGTATCGATGCCCTATTGAGGAAGATTTATGAGATCTATTCAGATTTTGCCCTCAAGAACCCGTTTTATTCTCTGGAAATGCCAATCAG GTGTGAACTCTTTGACCAGAATCTGAAGGGTGCACTGGAGATTGCAGAGAAAGCTGGCAACTTTGGAGCTGGATCTTGA
- the rps25 gene encoding small ribosomal subunit protein eS25, producing the protein MPPKQDKKKDSGKSKKDKDPVNKSGGKAKKKKWSKGKVRDKLNNLVLFDKATYEKLYKEVPNYKLITPAVVSERLKIRGSLARNALQELLSKGMIKLVSKHRAQLIYTRNTKGGDEEAAAEKAAEKA; encoded by the exons ATG CCTCCCAAGCAGGATAAGAAGAAGGACTCTGGGAAGTCCAAGAAGGACAAGGACCCAGTCAACAAGTCCGGAGGCAAAGCCAAGAAGAAG AAGTGGTCCAAGGGAAAAGTAAGGGATAAGCTCAACAACCTGGTCCTCTTCGACAAGGCAACCTACGAAAAGTTGTACAAAGAAGTCCCGAACTACAAGCTCATCACCCCCGCTGTTGTGTCTGAGAGGCTGAAGATCCGTGGCTCCCTGGCCAGGAACGCCCTCCAGGAGCTGCTTAGCAAAG GCATGATCAAACTGGTGTCCAAACACAGAGCCCAGCTGATTTACACACGTAACACCAAGGGTGGAGATGAGGAGGCGGCAGCAGAGAAAGCAGCAGAGAAAGCATAA